AAGAAAGATTAGGTGCAGAGCTTAGAAAAATGTTTTCTGCAAACTTGGTAAAGGCTTTACAGTTATTAAAAGAATACGCTGTGCTACCGGTGTTATTTACGCACTTTAGGTATGCTGACATTAAAGAAAAACTAGCGCAGTTAGATACTAGTAACTATTTATTAAAGCCACAGGCGGCAGTAAAATCTTCTCTTTGCCAAGAGCAAAAAAAGCAACACAAGTTATTAAAGCCCTATTTTTTGTTATTAAGTATTATTGTGGCTCAATCGGATTTACCTCAAAAGTCTTTAAAGGCTTTGTCGTTTATAGAGGATTTAAAACAATTAAAATTTACCAAAGCCGAAGTTCAATCTTTAAATACCCTTTATCAATTGCTTTGCCTGTTAATGCACTTTCCTTTAAAAGAGTTTCTTAATAACACTCCCTTGCAAAAGGATTTTACTCAGTGGCTGGGCTCTTCTACCGCAGATGCTATTTGTTCTGTTGATGATTCTAAAACCGGGGATGCTAAAATTATAGATAAATTTAAAATCACAAACTCTAGCCTAAATGACCCCCGATGGAATGGGCATTATCAATTGGCTAACTTAATGGACATGGCCAAGCAGGACAAAGCGGTAAATGAGTGTATAAAATTTTTTTTATGTAAAAACTCTGTGTTTTCTTTAGAGGTGATAGAGCGCTTTAAAGTATATGTGCAAATAGTGGATTTTTTAGAAGAAAAGCCATTGGTTGTAAAATGGCCCAATACGGGCGCAGAACATATTGCACCGCATAATAGATCTAAGCTATTAAACCTAGTTTATGCTTATAAAATGCTGCCATTGCTTAAAACTGTTTTAGTAGAGCCTGTTTGACATTTTTAATAGCCTCTTTTATCTTTAAAGGAGATAGTTAAGTTTAAGTTAAATTAAGGGTTGAAAAAATTTAAAATGTTTCTGAGGTTTTATGCAAACAAGCATACATGAAATTAGAGTTGGAAAACAAGCAGTTAATATTAAGTCCTCTAAAAGTAAAGAGGAAGTTCAAGCTATTGTAAAGTTTGTAAATAAAAAGTTTAGGGAGTTAACCAAGTCTAGTCAGGGTATTTCTTTCCAAAACGCAATGATTTTAATTAGTTTGTCTCTAACCGAAGAGTTGTTTGAAACTAAAAAACAGGCCACAAATTCTCTAGGACAATTAGAGAAAAAAGCACAGAAAATTTTTTCAACCTTAGAATCTTCTCAAATTTTATAAAATAAGCTTAACCGCTTAAGTTTATAAAATAAAAAGAAGTTATAATAAGGTAAATAGTGCAAACGACAGAAGAAACTGTACAAAAACAGGCAATGCGAAAAGCTTTTTTACTAAAGCGTAAAGGTGTTGCACCAATATATAACTCTGATTTTCTAAAAAAAGAAAACTGTGTAATTGGTTTTTTAACACAATTATTACAATCCATTAGCCAAGACAACGGTAAAGACTTTTCTATTGGTGCTTATCGTTCTTTAAATGGAGAGGTTCCTTTAAAGGGGCTTTTCTCTACCTTGCCTTATCCTTGCAGTTTTCCAAAGGTGCAAGACGGGGGTTTACATTTTTATTCGGCAGACAAAGAGGCTTTGCACACAACTAATCTTCAAAATAAAAAATACTGGGTTAAAAGTAATTTGGGTGTTTGGGAGCCTCAGTGTAGTAAAGAAAGCCTTACCCCTAAGGTGTTATTAATTCCTGGTGTGGCCTTTGATAAAAACTTTATGCGATTGGGTTTTGGCGGTGGCTTTTATGATAAGTTTTTAAAAAATTACAAAGGCATTAAAATAGGTATTAGTTTTAGTGATTATGTTTTAGAAGAGCCACTTCCTTCAGAAAATCATGATGTGGCTATGGATTTTCTTGTTACTGATAAATGCATTTTACAAAAAGTGAACTCATTAAAAATTAAGGAATAAACAATGGACAATATTATATTTATTGTAGTTAGCTTTGCCATAGGTTATGGAATTTCTTTTCTGTTATATAAGGCAAAAATAAAGCTACTAGATGTTAAAAAAAGAGGTGTAGTGGATAAAGAGGTGGATCGTATTATTAATCGTGCTAAATCGAAAGCTGCTAAAATGCAAAAGCTTTCGGATATGAAATTAAAAGAATACGAATCTAAAGCCTACAATGAAGTGCAATCGGATATTAAAAAACGCCAATTAGAAATAGACAGAAAAGAAAAAGAATTTGAAAATTTTGAAAAAAAACAAATTCATTCTTTTAAGTCTGACGAAGAAGTTATTGATGCAAAAATAGAAGAATTAAAAAACAAAGAAGAGCAATTAAATCGGCACACTCTTCGTTTAGAAGATTTAGAAAAGCAAACCATAAAAGAAAAAGAACAATTAACATCTAAACTAGAAAGCATTGCGGGAATGAGCCCCGAACAAGTTAAAGAAGAATTAAAAGAATCTTTACGCTTAGAGGTCGAAAAAGAACTAGCTCCCATGGCTATGCAAATTGAAGAAAATG
Above is a window of Pseudobdellovibrionaceae bacterium DNA encoding:
- a CDS encoding cell division protein ZapA → MQTSIHEIRVGKQAVNIKSSKSKEEVQAIVKFVNKKFRELTKSSQGISFQNAMILISLSLTEELFETKKQATNSLGQLEKKAQKIFSTLESSQIL
- a CDS encoding 5-formyltetrahydrofolate cyclo-ligase; translated protein: MQTTEETVQKQAMRKAFLLKRKGVAPIYNSDFLKKENCVIGFLTQLLQSISQDNGKDFSIGAYRSLNGEVPLKGLFSTLPYPCSFPKVQDGGLHFYSADKEALHTTNLQNKKYWVKSNLGVWEPQCSKESLTPKVLLIPGVAFDKNFMRLGFGGGFYDKFLKNYKGIKIGISFSDYVLEEPLPSENHDVAMDFLVTDKCILQKVNSLKIKE